The window CTGGTATGATCTCACTTTTTTTCTTGTAGAATTTACTAGTTTAGGCTCTTGGATAGTTTAACGtgcttgaatttttttattttgagaacATTGTGTTTCTTGTAGAATAACAAAGGCATTTCGTGTATGATCCATAGTAATTGATATACAAAACATCTATATACTgcagtttgatttcttaatagtttgctCTATATACTTTTGCTTGGACGAGCAGTGTAAATTACCTGTGAATTGCACGTGCATTGCAgctaaatttgttaaattttctctttgtattgatgaaatgggaatgaaaaatatatttttccagcTGGAATGTAGTGAATGTTATAGCTCTTAATTTACACTTATTTGATTGACACTTtggttcttttaggtgtcctatgTAATTATTAAAGCTGTGCGTATGTGATTTCTATTTGGAGGAATTTGTGGAATTGTTTTAGCTCTACAAACAATTCACCCTACCATAACTCATCATGATGATCCAATTCTTTTGGTTCAAGTTTTAATTGGAATATTTTGAACCCATGTTTTTTACTTTCACTTATGCTTTTGTGATGGGTATGTTTATTGtagatcaatttgcagctcctgacaacttgttacttgcaaaatggaaaagcatattgtACCTACCAGGTCTCAAAGGTAATGTAGTCTGGAAAATGACacagaaaattgcatgaatattttgtttcaagatgttaatggatgtaatgcgctttgcatggattctattgatcttggatgatagttcacttaaataatgttagctgcaCGCGGTGCTAATTATTTAGTAAACTATGCTAAGTTAGGTATCACTGCTCCTAGTAGATTCCTTGTActattattctctaataaacacctctttttgtttccttcatctggtttgtttttgccttctatgcactacagattggttaattacattctccttttggaattctggaatttgataagttttgttaaatttttctcttgcaggtcgggcaattcgtgaggcttgagtttttttgatgcaagaagtgagctttgttaggatgtagcttgccttgctaatttgtaaattaaaagtcatatggagaacaacaaatggaaaacatgtgatttaatgtatatggagagtaatggaaaacatgtgtattttgatgagtaacaactcattttgtatatttttgtatatgtggctataagatgaattatatatggatgtttattttggatttaatgtagtaaatatttatttttgtattggtggtttgcttatagtaaaataagattggttgtttggtattaatgaacattaaagacaacagttaaaaatattgtaaaaactaggtaaaccacaacgaaatttttttgtaaaaagtgataaaagataacagttttatccgttgtaaaatatattaaaactattattaaaaaaaacaaaacatgtcaaatattatctaccacaacagtttatatctgttgtaaaaaatgtctaccacaacagtttattttcgttgttgaaattatctaccacaacggttttaaaacgttgtcgtatccttcgtagccaagttttgggcatataaacaacaacggataaaaaccgttgtcaaatgtctacaaagacaacgaattcaaaaccattgtcgtaggacAATACATTCTACAATACCCtgagttacaacggttttttgaccctacgacaacggataatatccgttgtcgttcgcagtttttgttgtagtgatatatataaaatatggTTCAACTTGTAGGGGGTGGGGGCGGAAGTaatgctaacacttttggttactttgttcggagcttgtggcgactcctactccaaggctcgcaatcgttgatcgctttcggtaggcaatcactataagctcggaaaTATTACAAAAGAATAACAATTAAAGCACTAttaaatattataccgacaacaaggaaatcTGAATTtaaagcttctggtcgtcggagtaGAGTTAAGACTTCACCGGAacactttgttagcagcacacggaagaaggattgcAAGTATGTGTGTTATccaagctgctgctcgaaccaggcttaaatagcctattgagggtgcctccaacccccCGAGTCAGCCGCGTTGATAAGCTCTGCATCTTCGCTGCTTATcctcctgagggcgcctccaagctccatggagggcgccctccatccaacatccagggtgcctccaagctccatggagggcaccctcgcgccttgctgcgaGGTGGTCGACCAAGTCACTTGAGGTgcttccaagctccatggagggtgtctcgggactgttcatccgagtcttTTTTTGTGCAATCTCCGTCCTGCAAGGCATGTCAGTCTACAAACAaggtataccctgcaaaacaaagttaatacaacaaaataagataaatagaaacttattttgacagtctccggactgcccGGTTCTTACTTTGGATTTtacctccggaaaccctaggtcgaaccgatgtctactgttccctcaccgaggaacgcgtcctcacctactccactcaggagagtttacctgtttgccagattgatcctccaaaCCAACTAGACTTATGCTTAGCGTCCGAATCTccaagactttctgctggacattcgCTCCACAACCAGTCCtatcttccacccggttcgcgacaccaggatttcaacctagagtccccctGACTCTAAGGTTTTTGCTCGAAGCCTTCGACTCGcctagactttccgcctagggttctaccccctaggacctagggttaccgcctcctagaATTTTTCACTTGCTTAACCTCAGTTaagacttttcctcacctaggattaccatcctctaggacctagggttatcaccccctagggttttccacctgcctaaccgcaattaggacttttgcctaaaacaacttaggacttttctgccaGCTTAATAGAGTCTATTAGATAACAAGGCAACTTAATTTTGAactctttgacataattaaaatataaatttatcaaaTGCTTCCCGCACCGACACAACTCTCAACATTATATAAATGTCACTAGATTCTTCCACAATAATGTTATTGAAGATAATgtcagtttatttatttttaaataaatgaatCATTGTATAAACTAATTCAATTACATATCTTAATTTTAGATCATCAATTTTTCTTTAATTGTTTCAATTATATATGACCATTCGGCTTGGATTATTGGTTCAGTCATCGAACCAACAATTATATATTAGTTGGTGGAATTGCATACTAAACCGAAAACCAACCCAatcaaactaatttttttttaaaaaaaaaaaatcagcagaTCTATGATAAAAACAATTAATacatataatttttgaatttaaaaataataataaaacaagaaatatgtaaaaattttaaataattacttaaattaattttaaacggCTAAAAGTTGTAATCTACAAAATTAAAGATTTAATTGACTTGGATCTATTAATAATTAATAGATCCAATTGACTTGGATCTAGCTCCAATCGACTATAAAGAATTTATTTTGAGTCGGATCAATCCTTCACTCAATTGTGACTTATCTCTAGTGGATTAAATCTATTTGAAGATTTCAACTTTATTCAAAATTTTGCTTCTCTATCAACTACGATCTAAAACCTATTGTTCCTTGGTAAAATGCTCCTCACAAATCACTTAAAAATGTTTCTAAAAAAATATGAACTCTAACATTATATTTAGTCATAATCTTTTTATAGATATTCACATGCCCTTTGATTTTCCAAAAAGTCGTTAATACTCCGTATTAAAACATCAACTAGCTTATGCTCTTGGTACAATATACAAGTTGCCACCCAGACACCCGCGATTCGATCCCCAGTTATGacgtatttataagaattttcttCCAAATGGGGAGCGCAATCAAAGAATATAATACTGGGCGTCTAGGTTGGCTGCCTGtcgcgtgcgcttcccgatttattctGATAACTGGTGGGAAACTTTCGTGGAATCGGACCGATCAACCTCAGAGATAGTCAATAacactaattaaaattattattttttttattttttatcttaaaatttatGTGCCCTCATGGTGTAATGGAGTTTATATTGAGTTGAGTTAGTACTCGAGTGATAGAATTTTTGAATTAGAATTTATTCTTGTGAACTAAACCTCTTAAATTAACTCATTTAATTCTTTTGTCGATCACCTTCAAATTCATCTCATTTTAACCTTTCTCGAAGCCATCAAACACACTCAacataatataattaaataatcaTCAACTCAACTTAATCGATTCAAACTATGAGCTTTTCAAGATACCAAATTTCTAAGTACACTCTCTTGCAACACAAAAAAAAGATCGGTGCAGGttgaaaaggaatttttaatgtTGGTTCTTCGATATTTAAGATAGTCTCTGACgatataaaaaaatgaaaaattgtaatTAAAGAGTGTAAAAAATAAAGTTGTGTATACCTGTACCTATAGATGGAAATCCCTTTTTATAACATCACTATAGTGCTCGTGTACGAATCTCAAAATGTAGGCATATTTTCTTAGGCATCctaagaaaagacaagtcaaaaagtatCCCTAATATCATTCCTTAAGCAGTCATATAACTCTCTGATGTGATAGTCTGGAAGCTTCTAAAGTGCGATTTGTCTGCTGGACATACTTTGCTGTCAACGACACAAACTTCCAAAAGGATATAATAAGATAGTTAGTGGATCCACACAAGGCCGATCGGCCGCTACTCGGCCGAGTAGTCCCCGTCTAGACGTATTGAGCAGAGTTATTGTCATGCTTTCCATTCAACTGCACTGTTGACGAAGGGTTGTCCTATGTCCGATCGATCATGCTTCCCGCTCGGGGGAAGTGGCTCCGGAGAATTGTTGCTTGTCTATTATCCTCATACTCAAGTTTTCAGAGAGCGACCAGTCATACACACTTTATTGCAATTGGATGGTCACACACAATCGAACAGTTAATATTATCGCTTGGCTTAATTGGTTTGTTTCAGGAGTCTAGGTCTTTGACTGTCCTGACTTTGATCTCCACATCAACTATTGTTCTTCTATTTTGATCCATTGATGGGACTCCTCTTTATCACCATATTACTATAAGTAAATCTAACCACTTAAAGTATTCCTTGAGAATTGATAACTATGGTTTAACTAAGCAAATTTCTAATTTGGCAACTGAACTAATATTCATATTTGTTTCAATTGTTTTTTGATAATTTGGTATTTAACCTGCGATCCGATTAATTGGAGATAAATGATCTGATCCCCTAAATTGACCAAAAAGTACAAATAAATCACGGAGAGGTCCTGAACTTCACCAGTAATTCGAACTCTATTTTCGGAAGATATATGTTCCCTCGGATGAGTTTAGTAGCTAGCGCATGAAGTGTTGTCATAATaagatctggggttcgaatctcgataaaatcgagataaatatctcCTTTATGTGTTAATTACTATTCTAAAGATTAATAATCgttcatgatttacttccttcGTATTGATTCTGAGATAAATTAATGGAAATGTTAAGATAAATATATTCACCTTTTGTCACAGTGAATGTTTAAAAATACCCCACGGAAGATTTAAATCTTGACGGTATGAGAAAGAGCCCTGCCATTGTACCACTGATACGTGTCTTAGAaggataaaatataaaaaaaatataaaaaaatataaaaaaaaataagtatataACGTGAGAACTTTTCAGAGGTTATTCATTCTTATACGACTCTCGTCGTTTGACTCCAAATTTTGGAGTTACATGAGATTCGGTGTATTTGGTGTGATTTTCCCATAATTACCACCAACCAAATACGGGTCCCATCTGTCGATTTAATCAGCAGCGGGCAAACCCTGCTGCTCATAACAGCGTACTGAAATTGAAGTAATCATTACTCAAGTTAAATAAAGTATACCTAACTTATGATCCGAGCAACAGCGTGGGACCCAAATTtccaatttaaaaattaaaaaaagatatttaagaaaaaaatggaaaattaactGGCAAAATATGACATGACGGGAGGAAATTTCTTTAATTAGTAATCAAAATTTAAGCATCTCATAATAGTCTAATTTTGACTAATGTATCTCAACCATCAAGCAAATGCTTTCCGAATGCAATAATGATACGATAGAGATTAAAATCATTAAATAAATCTTAAACACACTTAAAGTTATTTAATTTTGATGCCAGTATGaattaatttaaacataaaaCAATCGCGAATTATCCAGAGAAAGGAGAAACTCTATGCTATCACCGACGCCGGATCTATGACACGAATCTTGAAGCCATTTTAAGGGTAATAATGCTTTCATAGTATGTGCAgtgtgtttatttatttatttattttctgtgcCCTCTTCTCAAGAGGCAACCAACCGATAAAAAGCGGCTGCTTTTTTAGGCAGTTTTGTCTTCTAGGGTTTTCCAAAGGCCGAAGGGTGGAGGAGATGGATTTGGAGAAGAGAATTTGAGGGAGTATGGATTGCTAGGTGTCTAGATTCACCGTGGATGATAGGAGGAAACGAAGATGATGCCAAGTGGTTCCATGCGTAAATCGTTCAAGGACTCACTGAAGCTACTTGAAGCTGACATCCAGCACGCGAACACCTTGTACTTGCTGCCGCTCTtcctcttcttgttcttctttttttctcaaaTGTTGTTTGCTGGATCGTGTTTTGGATTGATCGGCATTTTTTCTGATGGCGATGCACTTCCATTCAGTTTAGAGTAATCTTTGtcctttctttttgttttgtaaaaattaaattttgtttggATCGTGAAAACTTCCAAATTACTTGTTTTTTTTATCATGTTTGGGAATGATCGGCATTTTTATTTTTGCTTGTGGTGTACTCCTATTCAGTTTACATTAATCTTTCgcctttttgttttattttttacattaaaattttgttttgatCGTGCAAATTATCAAATTATTTGTTGGAGAAATGGGTTTTACCCTACTAGTTGTATAGGCGGCGGACCTTTTTTTGATTTAGAGACGCTTGTTTAGCTTGATACTATCTTTGGATGTCATAATATTGTTATTTTTAGTCATTTCAAAGGGATTGTTTTTTTACTCctcctttctttcctctcttttTGATGTTACTCAATTTTGCATTCATAAATTGTCCTTTTGGGGGTTGATTAATTACTTCCTATAATAAGGTTCACTCAGCGAGGATGGCTTCTCTTGACAACTGCAATGCGTGAGACAATGAGATATCTATTGTCATTGTTATGGCATTAGCTGGAACTATGCTAAGGAAGATACTAGAGTGATTCCGTCACCTTAACTTACTGTAGCTTGTTCTGGAGGCAGAATTCGTAGTTGATATGATAAAaggatgttttttttttccttctttttttatgAAGTCAATGCGTACTAAATGAGAGTTGGGAATGCCATGTGAAGTTTCAGATTATATAAGATAATgatttgctttattttttttcttattatttgatAATTCTCTAATGCTTCGTTATGATCCCCAGAGCTTCAGATTTTCCAACTGAGTATGATGGTGCATGCCTACAAATGCGAATGTCATATAGTTCAGCTGCACACTTGTTCCTTTTTCTTGTGCAGTGGACAGATTGCAGCCTTGCTGGTGCACTTGGGCTCCTAAGGATAATGATATATAAAGTAACTTTTCGTTCAGCTACATAGTTATATATTTTCTGTTCAGCTATATAAAtaattatgtatatatttttaacttCCTTTCTATGAGGAGCATTTGGTATCTTCTAGCAACTAAGGTACTCTTACATGTGCAGGTTCATTCTGACGGATCGACAAGCATGTCAAATCATGAAAGAAAAGCTAGCCTCAAAGAATTCTACAGTAGGTTCATTCCACTGGTTTTCAACTATTATTTTTGTTGTTATCAAGTTTATAATTTTTTGGTCCATCTCATTATCATTTTGCAGCTATAATTTTCCCTTCCCTCCTCCAACTTCAAAAAGGTCTCACTGAAATGGAATTCAAGAGGCAAAAGGCAGAATTCATGGAAAGATATAAACGAAAAGAGGAGGATGGGAGAAAGAATTTGTCAGAAATAGATCTTGAAAGAGAAGAAGAATGTGGGATTTGCTTGGAGATgaacagcaaattagttttgcCCAATTGCAGCCATTCCATGTGCTTGAAGTGCTACAGAGACTGGTAAGTTCTTGTCCTAGGATGTATGATTCTGTCTTTTGCTTTGGTTCTTTGTAGATTGCTAGGACTGTCTTAGATAAGCTGCAACCATACATGATTTGAAGCCTCCAGTTAACCTTTATATTTTTAGGACTTAATGAGTGGTAAAAATGAATGCTTTAGCTGTTAATGTTTTTTGATATCTGTTTTTGGTTTGAAGGATTCTTACTTTGTACTTGTTCGGTAACAAAGAAATTGATATAACTAAATTAGTAATTTAAATAATGCTATCCATTAAGAACAAGACTAACTAAAATTCTATTAAATCTGTTCACATTGCCGAATTGTAAAAAGATCTCACTTTAAGGAgatatgaattttgaaaaagatatatcAAGGTATTAAAGGTGCATCCAAGAGGTAGGCAATAAAAGTCAATATTGATAGATGAGCACTaaacacataacaacaataaaatatttCGTATTTCACAGTCaaccaaaataaataaatcacAAAACTGTGGGAAAAATAAATTCTACTGTATTAAGAGTAAATGTTGAAAAAATTAACAATGAATGAAGAAAaagaaatgaggagagagaatatACCTAGGGAAGAAAATATAGCTGGAAAATAACTGAATATTGGTACAAGCAGTCATATTGGGTGAAAAAGAGAGGTAGAAGTCACAGGGTGGGAGGCTCGAGCATATAAGGGGTGTTGAGTGGGCTAATGGAGAGTCTTATGCTTACTTTCAAATGAATCAACGACatataaaaaattcatttttttccctTTAGACTCACTTGGGCCGTCCAGCACCTTCCCCACTTTGTGAATGGGCATCTAACAGGGATTGTCTGGCAACTAGGCGAAGTGGTCTCTTACAAAAACTGCTTAGGTGGCAACCTTTTCATACAACAACATGCATTTTGAATCTTTGATCACAAAAATCGAAAACAGAAGAAACATGTGTGCAcacacaaaacaaacaaaaaaaaacagagaGTTTTTATGTCCTAATTCTAATGCTATGTGGAAAATTGCAAGAGATGAAACCTCTCTTTACTCACTCATCTTCCTTTATAAGATGTGTTTTGATACTCAGAACCAGAGCATTTCCCTTAAAATGTATCACTATGGTTGGTTAATGTGCTTTGCTATTATCTTCTTTGTTTCATGGATATCTTTAATTTACATGTTGAATGCATTATGTGGCACTTTAAATGATAAACTTAATATGTGTCTTTGTTTGGTATATATTGATGACTTCAATtattttagtgatagatggaaacGTTTATATTTTGTGGCTCGTAGTATTATTATACAGCAAGGCCATTgcaattaatttttagaatatgGATAATGTGTGCCTCCTTAAGCTTTCTAAAATCGTAAGACCGTCCATGTTGTCAAGCTTAAGCAAGAATATGAGGTTCTTACCTGGGATATTTTGCCCGCTAATTTGGTCTGCGCTTGCAATAAGACACAACCTGTTTTGGTTTGCCTACAATTTTGAATTTCTGCAAAATGTTTGTTTATATTCAAAGTCTTGAACATTTTACTTCCAAACTGCATGGATAGGTAGATGCCAATTACAAGTCTTGGACAAGCTGAGTCATCATCCACATCCTTTAGATGTGCTTCGATTTTAAATAACATTACATTGACATGAACATTAACAGTTTGGTAAATGAAAAGGAAACACAGATTTTGGCTACCTATTAATTTTCCAAAAAGGACGTCCCTAGCTTTTACTGGtggatattttattatgaaatggTTAATGAAAGTTTAGGTTATAGAACGTATAATAAAATGTTCCATCACACAGTGTGCCTACTTTTTGCTTGAAAAACCATGACACTGAGTTATTTCCTAAGTTCATTTTCAGTCTACATGATTGTATGTCGTTGACACGGATGGTTTTGTTCACGGCAAACAAAAGAATGAAGTCCATATAATAAATCATTGCAGGAACACAAGATCAAAATCATGCCCATTTTGCCGTGATAGCCTCAAGGAAGTAAACTCTGGAGATTTGTGGGTGTTGATTGATAACAGAGATATAATTGATATTGCAGTGGTGAAGCAAGAAGACATTAGACGCTTAATTatgtatataaaaaaattacCGGAAGTTGTTCCCGATTCCACCCTCAAGAGCTACGATTCACATATCCGGTGAGCTATGATGCATTGAATCCTGCCTCGTTTACCCTTTATCTATTCCTTccatttctcattttttttttttttttggatcagGTAGATGTCTATTTATGCATTAAAGGTTTACTCGAATTTGCGTTTCAGAGCTGCTCCTACTTTTTGACCTGCTACTTCAGAAACTATATATAAGGACGGAGGTTTCAAGATCTCATCTTCAGCACTATGTAAATGAGACTGTAAATGGTTGTATAGTTGGTATCAGTCTTAGCTGGTTTATGAGTCATGGTTAAGTGCTGCCACGGTTGGTTTCATCTAGTGCGACTTGCATAAGGCCACGTTTATATATtgagaaaaataatttgttaataaTCACTAATCATATTTGTTATTTTGTTATTTCATAGGTGCATGTTTTTACTTGCACAGTTAATAATTTAGACTAAGCAAACTCTGGAAAAGCATTGATGAGTTCGAAGGGAAGAAGGTCGCCATATTACACATTTTATTCCCTTTGAAGGTTCTGGAGTATTGGTTGGTGAACTGAAACAAGATTTCTGACAAAAAAGGGTTTCAAAAAATTCTTATGATTGGAAAGTCTGCAATTAAATCCTGATGAATTTAATGATCATCATAGAATTATCAAAGATATGCATATAAGCGAAAAATGGGAAAAAGGGTTGAATCTTGAAAATGATCACAGATAAAAGTGCAACACAATATGAAATCCAAATGGAAGTAAACAATGGAGAATATCAATCACTTTCGAAggggtttaaattttcaaaagatcACAAACTGCAGATAATAATTTGGTAAATCATGGAAGGGTTCGGAGCTCGTTTCTTCTTTAAAGAGTTTTTGTGGCACACTTCTTATCTCTCCAATAGAAGTTATAGATTTCATGCTCAATGATGGGAAGGTAAAATATATGTAAATTGTAAATTACAAGGACATTAGGGTTTTTTTAATACTTTATAACTATAAATTTGTATCTTCTAATTATAATATGATCACTAAATGTTGGAAATTTACAagtataaattattaaaattctaaGTTCCTGAATGATTGGTGTGATAATATATTTTAATACATAGATTAGGACTTAAGTTagagtttatttttatatttgatttATGTGTTTATGTGGGTAGGAACATAGATATACACATGGCGTATCTTATGATTCAAAGTCTATAGAAGATCGAGAAAAGATAGCATGCAACACTCAAAGGACCCCAAGGCAAGCAACATTAGAGGTAGTTGCCGCTGAGAAGCAAAGTATGCAAGTGGAGCAACAAATATATCATAGAAAAGGAGTTAAAGTGCTTAGTGCATCTAAGAAATAAGAAGTCTGGCACTGTGCTGTTGTAAGTTGAAAGTTGATTAAAAATGTACTCTAGCATGAGTGCAATTCAATTTAAGCAGACTCGACCATTAGATGAGTGATGATCGTAGATTATGCATATTTCTAGATATTAATTGTCGTACATTTACTtgcatttcatgagcataatttaTATTATCGTACACTATTTCTATGtgattttgttatttttattcttttagttCGGGCAACTTCTCTTTACTTATTTTGATTGATGGGACGTGTTTTCGGAGCAAAAATAGAGCATACATTCCTTGAATGTGAAGTTGGAGCAAGGAGCACGCTCTAACCGTGTCCGATGACACAAGCGTGCTCTTATAGCTAAGAAAGACGAAGACTAAAACAAAAAAGGCTCAACACTAATTAGCCATGCCTCATCATCGAGCCAACACACGAAGGGTTTGGGAataaaaagaaattcaaaagaccatcaaaataaagttttaatcaatcAACATTCTCTTGTTGTGTCCCATGACACGAGCGTGTTCGTACAGATGAAATCAGATCAAAATAGTGCTAAAATGGAGTCAACAACTTCTACCACGACTGGTTGTGTCAACTGGACATGGCCTGTATCAATTTTAACCATTTTCCTGAGCCTACCACGGGCACCCATGCTAGCCCGCACGGGTCGTGTCAGCCTCCAACCCTAAAATTGTAGACCAAACTTCGAACAGATAGAACTTTTGATTTGATTAGAGTTACAGGTGGAACGACCTAT is drawn from Zingiber officinale cultivar Zhangliang chromosome 1B, Zo_v1.1, whole genome shotgun sequence and contains these coding sequences:
- the LOC121967807 gene encoding E3 ubiquitin-protein ligase AIRP2-like; its protein translation is MMPSGSMRKSFKDSLKLLEADIQHANTLASDFPTEYDGACLQMRMSYSSAAHLFLFLVQWTDCSLAGALGLLRIMIYKVHSDGSTSMSNHERKASLKEFYTIIFPSLLQLQKGLTEMEFKRQKAEFMERYKRKEEDGRKNLSEIDLEREEECGICLEMNSKLVLPNCSHSMCLKCYRDWNTRSKSCPFCRDSLKEVNSGDLWVLIDNRDIIDIAVVKQEDIRRLIMYIKKLPEVVPDSTLKSYDSHIR